From Erigeron canadensis isolate Cc75 chromosome 5, C_canadensis_v1, whole genome shotgun sequence:
AGAGTCACCCAGCGAGTTGCTTCATTTTTGCTGTAaattgactcgactcgtacgaaTCAACCCAAGACTcgtaaaaatctaacaactatGGTTGAAATGTATAAGCAGTCAAATCGTGATTAAAACTATCTACATTTACTTACTTACCCAGGTAATGTGTAACGTGTATAACATAGTTCGTTAAAATTATTCATAGCTTGTTATTGATGAGATGCTTTATCAAAACACAATACGAATCAATAATATTATTTCCTTCTTCTTGCATAAGTCTTATCAACGTTTATCAACTTATTCGTATTCAAGTTCAAGTTTGATTgtttgaattgaagttgtttgaagCAAGTTTCATCACGTATAGAGAAAATTGACCTCCAAAACTAGTTGCGTTTAAAACTTTAAACGTACATAAGATTACTctaacttttattaaattttcaaatattgTGTAACATTAATACTTATGTAGCTAGTGTTGGAAAGAATTCAAGATTTATTGGGTTAATCAGAATTCATGATATCCCGGCATACATAATATGAGGTCCAAGTAATGTTTTTCCATGCCAAGCTTTGCATAGTTCAGACTGATTATTCAAATTGTTTACCGTTTACCGATCATACCCCATAACCCCAAAATCCCaacaaagattaaaaaaatatatgcagtAACTAGCTTGTAATTGTTATAGATTGCGAAAATATGATGTGAGTTTATCACAACATAAGGAATAACACTTGGCACAACAATTAATTTGGCTTTTCATTTTAAGTAGAATagtaatacggagtataataTAATGATCATTCGTGATTGGACGTATAGAAAATTAAATTGATTAGATATGGTACCAACCTTTGACTACTTAAAAGTCACAAAACACTTTAAAAGGTACACAACACAACTCTTAACAATGCGTTCTTAATTTAGGAAAAAGAGGGATTTAGAAGATAAATAGGAGAAGCAACAAGGTTAGAGATCTTTCAAAATCCTTTCGTTTATAGAAGAAAATTTGACTATGTTAGCCACGAGAGCACCTTTcgtctttcttttctctttttaaatgAAACCCCAGAACACAAAATACACttctttttttcccccttttctcAAAATACCATACCAATATGGTGTGATACATTAGTTCACGTCAACACCATCTAGGAACAATAAAATAAAGGTCTTTGATCTTGAGAAAATCCATCAGGGTTCGAATCGCGCTTcttacatttgtaggagtggattattaggggAGGTTTTCGAGAGTACTGAGTTTCATCCTAGACATGTGTGGTTCGAACaccgcatactgcccaattaGATGTCACTTTGGTGTTTCGAATGCTAACTAgtaactactaactcgttgttaaaaaaaaaacatatagacAAGACTACATTAAAGTAAACataaacattacaatactttttaaataaaataatacaacatatattttattaattttaaattattttctcaTCATTTTAGCTGTTAAAGTCTGTTACTAATCCATCTTTTCTCACTTTGTCGCCgttaagacaaaaaaaaaaaaataacaaaattaaactTTCAATAATTCCTAACAACCCCAAGGTAAACCAGTGTCCACACGTTAACTTCAAGCCAATGACGTTGCATCCATAATAGTAGATTAGACGATGCCGGAAGTAGCAAAGCCAGCAAAAGGGCTGGTTGGTGCTTCACTCTCCTAATCGTCTAGTTTCTCCCTTATAAAATCCGTCGTGATAGAATTGTTGTACCGATTTTGTAATTGTGACTCTTCTAATCACGTAACACATGTCAATACAAATGCTCTtgtggttttttgtttttgataaactATATGATTTAATCTATACATAATACATTGAAGTTGCCAATTTATATGGGGCAAGCATGCCGCTAGTTGGATAAATGCCAAGTCTCCATGCTGATTACTCCACGATAACCATACTGTTCATCCTAATAGTAAATATTTTACACATACAATAAGTCCATAACTCGACCCCAGTTCTTAAACTTTTACTACGAATTTTCACTCTAATCAAACCTTTGATGTGATATTATTGGGTCCAAAATTTGTCGTCTTCAAAACAGACTTCATATGTCTTGGTCGCCTTATCCAACCTAGTTTTACCAAATGTCCCCTTCATTTTGGATACTTGCATGTCTGCCCCCTTGACTATGTAAATACTAATATAGTCTTCTTAAATACACACTACAAGACACATTAGGAATGTCATGTACTCATGTGTTTGCATCTTTATATGACGATTGATGAACCcaaatgaaatttatatatagtagGCTATTGCAATCATACGTAGCCAACAAATGGAGCCACACAAATACCTAATAAGATCAGTTTGGTATTATTTTCGAGCTAGGCATTTATGATGTATATACTAGAAGTAATCGACAAAGATataataattttgataaatttatcatagttatatactccctccgtcccaatttaaatgtcatagtttgacattttggatctttcttgtttaactttgaccgtctagatttctatttatgttatgtaatatttgatgtaatatatatgaatcagttaggttttaaatatattttataacgaTATAACTTTCGctaagtattataaaacaaaaaaaataatattaatggtcaaagttGTGAAAGATTGACTTGGACAGTCAAACGtgaacatttaaattgggacggagggagtataatGTTTGTTCAGTAAATTATGGTATTTTTGTATAATATGACAAGTGTATAAAAAAAGTGTTatgaatatattaaatttaatgttaaGTTAAAATCTTTTTACACTAAACTTAGATTGTTTCCAAGTATCAACTCCAGCTTAATTTTTTCTCTAATATTTTTCAtaagatagtttttttttaaaaaatgtttaacaGTTAAGAATTATAGATATAACATACAAACAAAATCTGTTATAAAATGTATTGAAAATGGTGTTAATAAATGCCCAAAATTTTGCTGTTGAAATTTACACCAAACTTGATTGAAGAGGAAATTTTCACACCATATTTGAtgtttttatgcatatattagAGAGATTCGTGATCCATATTGTTGGTCCACTAATTAACATTACTCAATTTGACAAACATTAATGAAACATTTAGACTCGTAATTTGATCAGAAACACCGACACTCGTAGTTGTCATGCTCatctataatatctatataaacaaactactcaaaaaatttaacactctacctttaaaatctctaatttacccttttaatttatactatcatcaaacactttatcctTAAAATTCCAAAactatccttaaaaaaaaaaaaccttacgcgtGTCCCTTCCTTTCCCTAAAGTTGCTCACATGGTATACCAAAATAACACACATACattactgaatttaataatcaattaaCATAAAAAGCGCTCACTCTAAAACGACAACGGtggtttgcactttcagccgaactaagaaacacttgagatgaatcatacattcatgtaataacacggtaccgctACTTAACCAGCGTTTTTTTCCAAGGTCTCGcggcatcgcgcgggtacaaggctagtattAGTAACAAGAAGTCAACAGGATACCAATTGGCAATTATCTGTATATTGTATAAAATCTCATAAATTAATATTGCTATACTAATAAAATATAGGTAAATTGTTTCCAATCATATTCTACACATCAATATTTGCGGGTTGGCTAAACCTGActcggcaaaaaaaaaaaggtgaaggGTTTGAACCGTGACTTGTTTTGCAACTCTTAGTCCTTTCCAATTCATGGGGAAAAAAGCAGATTCATAACTACTACTAATACTATTACTAGAGGACTAGAGGTCAAGTTGATGCTTAGGTTCGTGTAAAAGGCTTTGCAGCACTACAAATCAAGTTGAGAGTATAAGATACTAAAAATAATTCACATCTCATGATTCTTCCTAGTACTAGAGATATTGGATAAGAACAAGgcatttataactttttatatatagtccCACTAGAAGAAGCTGCTTTCCCCACAAGTAGGGGCACTTGAGACTATGATGCAAACGTAACTACGGAAAGGCAAGTCCAACTACACGACAACATTTAGTTGCAACGTCGTAATCATAATTCAATGCAGATTTAATCAGCAACACGTAAAATTGTGGTAAAATATCATTCTCTATAATGGAAGCAAATTCATATTTTACAAGTGCCCGAGTGCCGCAATTTAGTATTAGGAGATTTCATTGAACAGTCAGATTTTTCaaataaactaaacaaatattttgtggattattaaagatatatacaaaGTGATAGAGTTAATTATACCTTTTTTAGGATATTGCAGactaaaaaaaggaaagaaacagACAGGGCAAAGTGGTTGACAACGATTACATTACATGTTTTGCTCTTTATAAAGCTGCTGtttggtttttactttttatcttgAAGGCTGACTAAGTGTGATATGCACCTACATACCCGTAGAATCCGATAAAATCCCACAACGAGATCTTCAAGTGCTGCTGCAATCTCAGCAGAGAGTTTTTGAGAAGATGAATGTTGTGATTCAACTATTGGGATGTCAATTTGGCATGCAATAATCTCCGATGGGTAGATACCCCTGTTTTGAATTTTAGTCCTTCAGTCAGCAAGACTAAATAATGATGCTATCTATATATTTCATTAACTGAATTCTAAGGTCAGATTCCAATATAGAAATGCAATGTACCTTGTTAGACATGATGTGTTCAGAGTTACAGTTGCCCTCTTTCGGCTGTTTGGATCAAAGAAATGGAGCTCCAGATTAAGACTTCCTTCTGCAAGTTAACAAATGTGTGAAACTTAACTTAAAACTAATGCCTGTTCCCGATAACATTATCAAGATAACTATGCAGTTAAGATAGGATTACCTAAGGATCTGCAAAACCTTGCATAAATCAGGTTCTTTAGCTCTATTCTTGCAGCTTGTATCTCCTGCATCACATCGACCAAATTGCCCAAAAGATAACTAGTCACCTATGGAgcaaaaacaacaaattaacAGCGTTTACGtgttttcataatttttatgtCATTGACTTAATTATGCTGCTATGATATTTTTCTATAGATATACTTGAGTTTCTTGTGACAAACTTGTAGCACCAGCACTCTTCTGTACTAGGCCAGAATCAATGACAAACCCAAATGCAGTTAAAGCATCCATATCTTTGAATTTCTACAGAGAAAAATGGTCATTCATGAAAAGATATAAAGACTGACAAACGATATGTAAAACTTATGTAATTCACAAAGCAACAAGACCATATCAgcctaaatatataatatatcaccttttttattattatctcatTTAATGTATTGGAAACAGACATGTTTCGGACTATACCATTAGTGACGGTGAACCTGTAAGTAGCAACAACAGAAATTTAAGCAAATTTGACAGGAACAGAAGCAAAACTAAATTAAACTTGTATAACCTTTGAGATACTAGATCAAGGTAGTTAAGAACTATGTGCTGATCTTTGCTACTTTTCAAGTCTTCTACCACCCAAAGCTGTAATAAGAATGAAAGAGTAGTGAACATAAGTTCATCAATGGAACACTTTTTACAGTGCAAGACAGAATAACTTCATCGTACGAAGAACCTGCAAATCCCTTCGCATGATCTGACAACGTGCTCTTTTCAACAAATGATCATTAACAAAAGCAATTGTTTCACCGGGGCTAGGTGCTCCTTTCATCATCAACGATGAAAGGAAAGATTTTGTCAAGTTCGAAATTCTTGTATCCATATATTCTAGCGTCTGCTTCATCAAATTCACTTCATCATTCTCACCTTGGAACTGTAAATCAAAGAGGTAAGAAGAAAATCTAGTATTTTACTTTTCTTATGAACAATTAGCAGATCACTCGATTTAAATTGACTTAATACATATTTAGAGTAGAAAATTtaggaaaaggaaaagaaaagtcACATAGGTTCTTTTTCTACAATATGCGTTTCTCATGATAAGGTTGgctaaaaacaaatttaaagtAGTCAAAATACCTCCTGAATGTCCTCATTGGCCAAGGGCTTCCGATTATAAGCTTGAATATCTAGTGAATTTTGTGATAACTGATTCAATTTCAACTTCAACGCTTCAGATTCTTGTATTCTAGTGGCAAGTGATTGCCTTTTTTTCTACACATAACAAATGAATCAAGAGAAGTCAAAAGAATGGAGACTTTTATTAAAGAAGATAGATTGAGAAATCAAATACCAGTAACCTCTCTCGCTTCACATGCAGCAGCTGCAACTTTGCCTGCTCGTGCACAAGTTTGCACAAGAGCAGTTTTGTTTCTGCTGCTCTGCATATTGCATTCATAAAAACGTCAAATAATTTCAGAGAAAATAGGACATGGcatgtaaaataaattaaactcaAGATTCATACATAATACATTACCATTACCTTTTTTGCCGAATATCAGTACTGCGATTCTGTATAACAAATCAGAGAAATATATCGATAAAAATGTTATTCACAATCTGATGATCCAAAACACGGTATCACACAATCAAGATAGAGTGATAAGCATGTAAACCTGAATTTGATCAGAGAGAAGCTGATAGGTTTTTGACCTCTGAAGCTGGCTTATAATGTCAACCAACCTATCAATCTGCAAAATCAGAAGGCCAACTACATTGTGACGCTCTCAACTTTCTACGTGTAACTTCGTGGTTTCAGATCTTATTGCTTTCTACTTAGAGCATACATGTTATGGCTAATGTGGCAACCTGCGATGGGACTGTGATCCACACCATCTTCGGCATGGTGTGATGGGAAGAAAAGCTGGGGTGACAGGGAGTAAAGGGGGTGATCCTCACCGTGTGTATGGTGTGTGATGGGTTGAGGTATTTTTTACTAACCTTTTTGCTGATGTGACGGTGTCATGGGGTGTGATCCCCTGGTCGGCACAGACACCATATGCTCTTAgagttgaaaatttaaaataaaaaagatggaaggcaaaaaagtaaaataagacAGTTGAGAAAGCAACTTATGCCGTTTCATGCAGCCATGTTGCTATATTTTACAAGCCAATAAATGCAGAAAAGGATAAAAAGAATATACCGCATGCAAATTCATCTTTTCAACTAATTGAGaaagaagttttatttcttCGAAGAATGTTGTATGAATCTGCAAAATAAATTGTCATATACTAAATGCCAATATAAAGCCGGTTATTACAATGCTTAGAAGCCTAAGACAAATAAGTTAGCTAGATGTACCAGATTAGGATCAAAATTTGACATTTCACAGTCACTTAAGAGTTCCAGATCCAAATTTGAGCTCCGTTTGATTTTAGCATTTTTCCCTATAGCCATATCTTCGGTTTTTCTTTTTCGTTCAACCGAGATTACATCTGAACCAGACAACCCATTTGCACTGGAATACTGTACATCTTCTGGGTGCAAGGGATTGTTATAGTGCAACACACTGCACAAGTCTTTATTTGAGGGACTTTTACCAAACTCATCAGCCAAAttctataataaaaaaatttagggaTTAAATTATCTTATATAGATATACTAATAAATTATGATGCATATTAATAAGAAGCGATAGGTATAAACAAATAAAGCACTGACCTTCTGACAAGAAATTTCATTCCTCCTTCCATTCAATACAATTGAAGTATTTATCCGTCCCATGGAAATGTCACTTCCTCTAAAAACAGATCGAGAGTTTTCATGTTCTAAATCATTTGATAAGGTTGTTGGGTTCTCCTTTGTTTCTGAGTTACTTAGGATTTCATATGGAGTCAGTGACATCAACGGAGATTTATTTTCCATTCAAGAGGGTGTTAGTTGATTTATCAATGTGATGAGTCAGTGACATCAACGGAGATTTATTTTCCATTTCACTGACATTATCTGACTGAGAAACAATATCCCTAATATTTAAAGGAGTCCCATGACTAGTAGCCGAGGATTCCAAGCTTGAGTTATATCCAAAAGCATCTTTCATCGTTTCCTTGGCAGTAAGAGTGCCCTATATGTAAGACAGTAACAGAACATAGTATATTAATGAAAGATAGACAACTACAAGAATAAATACAGCTTTCCTAGCAATGCATTCCGAAGgatagtaaaaaagaaaaagctaCTCGTAAATTTTAAAGAATGCCCAAGCCCAAGAACAAAATCACAAAAGAATTTGATGTGACGAGCCAAGACATAACCAAGATGCAAGCCTCACAGATAAAAATGACAAGGATGCACCATATAAGGTAATTTTTTAAATTCGTTTGCAATTTGAAAAGATTCAGATAACCAGAGATAAAACTAAGAATTTTAATCATCTAGAAAAACTGTTTTAAAGAGTAAAAAGAAAAGGTATTGACCTGGCACAAAGTCATATATTAATAAACAGAATACCATGGTATACACTATACAGAATAAACTATGTAACAGtaatgaacaagaaaaagatgattAATAACAAATGAAATTGAGCTGTGGGTCGTTACCTGAAAAGATTGATTAGGGGTCAGAGATCTAATATCCTGAGATTCAGATGTATTCGCCAAATCACCAAACACAATCTGCTTACTAGAGAAAAGCTTGGATCCATCATCTGCCACCCCAAACCCAGTATGCTTAACAGAAACAACTCTAAGGGGCTCCCCAGAACTGGCAATGCCTTCCATTTTATGATCTTGACCATAAGTAAAACCCACAAGGTCAGGCCCATGCGCCGTGTTTTCCAAAGATTGTTTTCCAGCTTCTATGGGTGACTTAAGCACAGAAGTATGGGATATATGCGTGTCATGGTCACCTTCTTTCAGAAATAAATTCATGTCAGGCAGTAGCTTCCCATAGTTATACTTCTCATAGTCCCC
This genomic window contains:
- the LOC122600600 gene encoding uncharacterized protein LOC122600600, with translation MENKSPLMSLTPYEILSNSETKENPTTLSNDLEHENSRSVFRGSDISMGRINTSIVLNGRRNEISCQKNLADEFGKSPSNKDLCSVLHYNNPLHPEDVQYSSANGLSGSDVISVERKRKTEDMAIGKNAKIKRSSNLDLELLSDCEMSNFDPNLIHTTFFEEIKLLSQLVEKMNLHAIDRLVDIISQLQRSKTYQLLSDQIQNRSTDIRQKRAAETKLLLCKLVHEQAKLQLLHVKRERLLKKRQSLATRIQESEALKLKLNQLSQNSLDIQAYNRKPLANEDIQEFQGENDEVNLMKQTLEYMDTRISNLTKSFLSSLMMKGAPSPGETIAFVNDHLLKRARCQIMRRDLQLWVVEDLKSSKDQHIVLNYLDLVSQRFTVTNGIVRNMSVSNTLNEIIIKKKFKDMDALTAFGFVIDSGLVQKSAGATSLSQETQVTSYLLGNLVDVMQEIQAARIELKNLIYARFCRSLEGSLNLELHFFDPNSRKRATVTLNTSCLTRGIYPSEIIACQIDIPIVESQHSSSQKLSAEIAAALEDLVVGFYRILRVCRCISHLVSLQDKK